A stretch of the Streptomyces sp. NBC_00078 genome encodes the following:
- a CDS encoding family 2 encapsulin nanocompartment cargo protein polyprenyl transferase: protein MAEFMTEAKQRTPDAQPFDGHEASVILERSRASVDPELRAAIDSLPGSMRRIALYHFGWEHADGTPAAGNAGKAIRPALVLTAAAALGGARAREAAVRAAAAVELVHNFTLLHDDVMDRDTTRRHRPTAWTVFGDADAILAGDALQALALGLLAEDPHPASGPAAARLAACVVELCAGQHADTAMERRGPGEVTLDEVLTMAEAKTGALLGCACALGALYAEASAEEVEALDAFGREAGLAFQLIDDVIGIWGDPRRTGKPVGADLAARKKSLPVVAALTSGTPAAVELAALYEVPYDKGGEAGIARTALAVEQAGGRDWAQAQAADRMARAMHELSRAVADPAEAGGLLALLEFVTRRSS, encoded by the coding sequence ATGGCCGAGTTCATGACGGAGGCGAAACAGCGCACCCCGGACGCGCAGCCGTTCGACGGGCACGAGGCGTCGGTGATCCTGGAGCGCAGCCGGGCGTCTGTCGATCCCGAACTGCGCGCCGCCATCGACTCGTTGCCCGGCTCGATGCGCCGGATCGCGCTCTACCACTTCGGCTGGGAGCACGCGGACGGCACCCCGGCGGCGGGTAACGCGGGCAAGGCGATCCGTCCCGCGCTCGTTCTCACCGCGGCCGCCGCGCTGGGCGGTGCGAGGGCCCGGGAGGCAGCCGTCCGGGCGGCCGCGGCGGTGGAACTGGTGCACAACTTCACGCTGCTGCACGACGACGTGATGGACCGGGACACCACCCGCAGGCACCGGCCCACCGCATGGACCGTGTTCGGTGACGCCGACGCGATCCTGGCCGGGGACGCCCTGCAGGCGCTGGCCCTCGGGCTGCTCGCCGAGGACCCGCACCCGGCGTCCGGGCCGGCCGCCGCCCGGCTCGCGGCCTGTGTCGTCGAGCTGTGCGCGGGCCAGCACGCGGACACGGCGATGGAGCGGCGCGGTCCCGGCGAGGTCACCCTCGACGAGGTGCTGACCATGGCCGAGGCCAAGACGGGCGCGTTGCTCGGCTGCGCCTGCGCCCTGGGCGCGCTGTACGCGGAGGCGTCCGCCGAGGAGGTCGAGGCGCTGGACGCGTTCGGCCGCGAGGCCGGGCTCGCCTTCCAGCTCATCGACGACGTCATCGGCATATGGGGCGATCCGCGGCGCACCGGCAAACCGGTCGGCGCGGATCTGGCGGCCCGCAAGAAGTCCCTGCCGGTGGTCGCCGCGCTCACCTCGGGCACCCCGGCGGCCGTGGAACTGGCCGCGCTGTACGAAGTGCCGTACGACAAGGGGGGCGAGGCCGGCATCGCGCGGACTGCTCTCGCCGTCGAGCAGGCCGGCGGGCGCGACTGGGCGCAGGCCCAGGCCGCCGACCGCATGGCCCGCGCGATGCACGAGCTGTCCCGGGCGGTCGCCGACCCGGCGGAGGCGGGCGGCCTGCTCGCCCTGCTGGAGTTCGTGACACGGCGCAGCAGCTGA
- a CDS encoding GNAT family N-acetyltransferase, with protein MGVAIRAAGEGDRGLVVRLLDQAFQDDPVSGWVFPGDEYRRTTHHRLMAAFTDIVLDEGRIDVAEDGSACALWLSVPAEAHDAVDDGPAQLRAAVDPGNERVELIGRLTARIHPAGRAHEYLWMIGVAPERQGEGIGGALVQHVLDRCDREDLPAYLEASSARSRVLYERLGFELAGRPLELPDGPRMWPMWREPRG; from the coding sequence ATGGGCGTGGCGATCCGGGCGGCGGGCGAGGGTGACCGGGGGCTGGTCGTGCGGCTGCTGGACCAGGCCTTCCAGGACGATCCGGTCAGTGGCTGGGTCTTTCCCGGGGACGAGTACCGCCGTACGACCCACCACCGGCTGATGGCCGCCTTCACCGACATCGTGCTCGACGAAGGCCGGATCGATGTCGCCGAGGACGGCAGCGCGTGCGCGTTGTGGCTGTCCGTGCCCGCCGAAGCGCATGACGCCGTCGACGACGGGCCCGCCCAGCTGCGGGCCGCCGTCGACCCGGGGAACGAACGCGTCGAACTGATCGGCCGGCTGACGGCCCGGATCCACCCCGCCGGCCGTGCCCACGAGTACCTGTGGATGATCGGCGTGGCACCGGAGCGCCAGGGCGAGGGGATCGGCGGCGCGCTCGTCCAGCACGTCCTCGATCGCTGCGACCGGGAGGACCTGCCCGCCTATCTGGAGGCCAGCAGCGCTCGCAGCCGCGTACTGTACGAGCGCCTCGGGTTCGAACTCGCCGGGCGCCCCCTGGAGCTTCCGGACGGCCCGCGGATGTGGCCGATGTGGCGCGAACCCCGCGGCTGA
- a CDS encoding YciI family protein, producing MKYLVMVQCTQADYEGMSGKANEHSPAWSQEHVQAMYAFMGAVNNDLAESGELVDAQGLTEPAKTRLVGLGDDGKSVITDGPYGETKELLAGYWVLDCASLERVTEIAERIIQCPQPAGATNYPVVIRPIDSGSADV from the coding sequence ATGAAGTACCTGGTCATGGTGCAGTGCACGCAGGCGGACTACGAGGGCATGAGCGGCAAGGCCAACGAGCACTCCCCGGCCTGGAGCCAGGAGCACGTCCAGGCCATGTACGCCTTCATGGGCGCCGTCAACAACGACCTCGCCGAGAGCGGCGAGCTGGTCGACGCGCAGGGCCTGACCGAGCCGGCGAAGACCCGGCTGGTCGGCCTGGGCGACGACGGCAAGAGCGTGATCACCGACGGCCCGTACGGCGAGACGAAGGAGCTGCTGGCCGGCTACTGGGTCCTGGACTGCGCGAGCCTGGAGCGCGTCACGGAGATCGCCGAACGCATCATCCAGTGCCCCCAGCCCGCCGGGGCCACCAACTACCCCGTGGTGATCCGGCCCATCGACAGCGGCTCCGCGGACGTCTGA